The Xyrauchen texanus isolate HMW12.3.18 chromosome 28, RBS_HiC_50CHRs, whole genome shotgun sequence genome has a segment encoding these proteins:
- the syncrip gene encoding heterogeneous nuclear ribonucleoprotein Q isoform X2, which yields MATEHINGNGTEEPMDTSAAVTHSEHFNTLLEAGLPQKVAEKLDEIYLAGLVAHSDLDERALEALKEFNEEGALQVLVQFKESDLSHVQNKSAFLCGVMKTYRQREKQGTKVLDSTKGPDEAKMKTLLDRTGYTLDVTTGQRKYGGPPPESVYTGVQPSIGTEIFVGKIPRDLFEDELVPLFEKAGPIWDLRLMMDPLSGLNRGYAFLTFCTKEAAQEAVKLCNNHEIRPGKHIGVCISVANNRLFVGSIPKSKTKEQIVEEFSKVTEGLTDVILYHQPDDKKKNRGFCFLEYEDHKAAAQARRRLMSGKVKVWGNVVTVEWADPIEDPDPEVMAKVKVLFVRNLANSVTDEILEKAFGQFGKLERVKKLKDYAFIHFDERDGAVKALAEMNGKDLEGEHIDIVFAKPPDQKRKERKAQRQAAKTQMYDDYYYYSPPQMPPPARGRGRGASRGGYSYPPDYYAYEDYYDYYGYDYHNYRGGYDDPYFGYDDFQAPARGRGGHGGARGGTSPARGRGASNPRGRAGFLQRGGPGASRGPRGGARGGVLPRGRGVRGARGGRGGNVGGKRKADGYNQPDSKRRQTINQNWGSQPIAQQPLQGGDHSAGERGRGWS from the exons ATGGCCACAGAACATATTAATGGGAATGGTACTGAAGAACCAATGGACACGTCTGCTGCAGTTACCCATTCTGAACACTTCAACACTTTATTAGAAGCTGGTTTACCACAAAAAGTTGCTGAAAAGCTAGATGAAATTTACCTAGCAG GCCTTGTAGCTCACAGTGACCTGGATGAGAGGGCCCTAGAAGCGCTGAAAGAGTTCAATGAGGAAGGTGCACTACAAGTTCTTGTTCAGTTCAAAGAGAGTGATTTATCCCATGTGCAA AATAAAAGTGCCTTTCTCTGTGGCGTGATGAAGacctacagacagagagagaaacagggGACCAAAGTTCTAGACTCCACTAAAGGACCAGATGAGGCAAAAATGAAA ACCTTGCTTGATAGAACCGGCTACACCCTAGATGTCACTACAGGTCAACGCAAATACGGTGGTCCTCCACCAGAGTCCGTTTACACTGGTGTTCAGCCATCAATTGGAACGGAG ATCTTTGTTGGGAAGATCCCAAGGGACTTGTTTGAGGATGAGTTGGTGCCTCTGTTTGAGAAAGCGGGGCCCATCTGGGACCTGCGTCTGATGATGGATCCATTGAGTGGCCTGAACAGGGGTTATGCCTTCCTCACTTTCTGCACTAAAGAAGCTGCACAGGAGGCTGTCAAGCTA TGTAACAATCATGAAATTCGCCCCGGCAAACATATTGGCGTGTGTATTTCAGTTGCAAACAACAGACTCTTTGTGGGCTCCATTCCCAAGAGCAAGACAAAAGAACAAATTGTTGAAGAGTTTTCCAAAGTCACAG AGGGTCTTACGGATGTAATACTTTACCATCAGCCGGATGATAAGAAAAAGAACCGGGGCTTCTGTTTTCTGGAGTACGAGGACCACAAAGCGGCAGCGCAGGCTCGCCGTAGGCTCATGAGTGGGAAGGTTAAAGTCTGGGGGAATGTGGTCACTGTCGAGTGGGCCGACCCAATCGAGGACCCTGACCCAGAGGTCATGGCAAAG GTGAAAGTGTTGTTTGTCAGAAACCTGGCCAACAGTGTAACGGATGAAATACTTGAAAAAGCATTTGGTCAGTTTGGCAAACTGGAGCGAGTGAAGAAACTGAAAGATTATGCCTTCATTCACTTTGATGAAAGAGATGGTGCTGTTAAG GCGTTGGCTGAAATGAATGGTAAAGATTTGGAGGGAGAGCACATTGACATTGTGTTTGCCAAGCCACCCGACCAGAAACGAAAAGAGAGGAAGGCGCAGCGTCAAGCAGCGAAGACTCAAAT GTACGATGATTACTACTATTATAGCCCCCCTCAAATGCCTCCTCCCGCCAGGGGCCGTGGTAGGGGTGCCAGTCGGGGGGGTTATTCGTACCCGCCCGACTATTACGCCTATGAAGATTACTATGATTACTATGGCTACGATTACCATAACTACAGGGGTGGCTATGATGACCCGTACTTTGGCTACGATGATTTCCAGGCCCCTGCTCGAGGACGAGGGGGGCATGGTGGGGCCAGAGGAGGCACGTCTCCCGCACGAGGCCGAGGGGCCAGCAATCCACGGGGCAGAGCGGGCTTCCTGCAGCGCGGCGGTCCGGGAGCGAGCAGAGGCCCACGTGGAGGAGCCAGAGGCGGGGTTCTGCCAAGAGGGCGCGGGGTACGTGGTGCTCGGGGTGGACGCGGTGGAAATGTAGGAGGCAAACGCAAAGCCGATGGCTACAACCAGCCAGATTCCAAACGGCGCCAGACCATTAATCAGAACTGGGGCTCGCAACCTATTGCACAGCAACCCTTGCAAGGTGGCGATCATTCTG CAGGGGAAAGGGGTCGAGGCTGGTCCTGA
- the syncrip gene encoding heterogeneous nuclear ribonucleoprotein Q isoform X3 produces the protein MATEHINGNGTEEPMDTSAAVTHSEHFNTLLEAGLPQKVAEKLDEIYLAGLVAHSDLDERALEALKEFNEEGALQVLVQFKESDLSHVQNKSAFLCGVMKTYRQREKQGTKVLDSTKGPDEAKMKTLLDRTGYTLDVTTGQRKYGGPPPESVYTGVQPSIGTEIFVGKIPRDLFEDELVPLFEKAGPIWDLRLMMDPLSGLNRGYAFLTFCTKEAAQEAVKLCNNHEIRPGKHIGVCISVANNRLFVGSIPKSKTKEQIVEEFSKVTEGLTDVILYHQPDDKKKNRGFCFLEYEDHKAAAQARRRLMSGKVKVWGNVVTVEWADPIEDPDPEVMAKVKVLFVRNLANSVTDEILEKAFGQFGKLERVKKLKDYAFIHFDERDGAVKALAEMNGKDLEGEHIDIVFAKPPDQKRKERKAQRQAAKTQMYDDYYYYSPPQMPPPARGRGRGASRGGYSYPPDYYAYEDYYDYYGYDYHNYRGGYDDPYFGYDDFQAPARGRGGHGGARGGTSPARGRGASNPRGRAGFLQRGGPGASRGPRGGARGGVLPRGRGVRGARGGRGGNVGGKRKADGYNQPDSKRRQTINQNWGSQPIAQQPLQGGDHSGERGRGWS, from the exons ATGGCCACAGAACATATTAATGGGAATGGTACTGAAGAACCAATGGACACGTCTGCTGCAGTTACCCATTCTGAACACTTCAACACTTTATTAGAAGCTGGTTTACCACAAAAAGTTGCTGAAAAGCTAGATGAAATTTACCTAGCAG GCCTTGTAGCTCACAGTGACCTGGATGAGAGGGCCCTAGAAGCGCTGAAAGAGTTCAATGAGGAAGGTGCACTACAAGTTCTTGTTCAGTTCAAAGAGAGTGATTTATCCCATGTGCAA AATAAAAGTGCCTTTCTCTGTGGCGTGATGAAGacctacagacagagagagaaacagggGACCAAAGTTCTAGACTCCACTAAAGGACCAGATGAGGCAAAAATGAAA ACCTTGCTTGATAGAACCGGCTACACCCTAGATGTCACTACAGGTCAACGCAAATACGGTGGTCCTCCACCAGAGTCCGTTTACACTGGTGTTCAGCCATCAATTGGAACGGAG ATCTTTGTTGGGAAGATCCCAAGGGACTTGTTTGAGGATGAGTTGGTGCCTCTGTTTGAGAAAGCGGGGCCCATCTGGGACCTGCGTCTGATGATGGATCCATTGAGTGGCCTGAACAGGGGTTATGCCTTCCTCACTTTCTGCACTAAAGAAGCTGCACAGGAGGCTGTCAAGCTA TGTAACAATCATGAAATTCGCCCCGGCAAACATATTGGCGTGTGTATTTCAGTTGCAAACAACAGACTCTTTGTGGGCTCCATTCCCAAGAGCAAGACAAAAGAACAAATTGTTGAAGAGTTTTCCAAAGTCACAG AGGGTCTTACGGATGTAATACTTTACCATCAGCCGGATGATAAGAAAAAGAACCGGGGCTTCTGTTTTCTGGAGTACGAGGACCACAAAGCGGCAGCGCAGGCTCGCCGTAGGCTCATGAGTGGGAAGGTTAAAGTCTGGGGGAATGTGGTCACTGTCGAGTGGGCCGACCCAATCGAGGACCCTGACCCAGAGGTCATGGCAAAG GTGAAAGTGTTGTTTGTCAGAAACCTGGCCAACAGTGTAACGGATGAAATACTTGAAAAAGCATTTGGTCAGTTTGGCAAACTGGAGCGAGTGAAGAAACTGAAAGATTATGCCTTCATTCACTTTGATGAAAGAGATGGTGCTGTTAAG GCGTTGGCTGAAATGAATGGTAAAGATTTGGAGGGAGAGCACATTGACATTGTGTTTGCCAAGCCACCCGACCAGAAACGAAAAGAGAGGAAGGCGCAGCGTCAAGCAGCGAAGACTCAAAT GTACGATGATTACTACTATTATAGCCCCCCTCAAATGCCTCCTCCCGCCAGGGGCCGTGGTAGGGGTGCCAGTCGGGGGGGTTATTCGTACCCGCCCGACTATTACGCCTATGAAGATTACTATGATTACTATGGCTACGATTACCATAACTACAGGGGTGGCTATGATGACCCGTACTTTGGCTACGATGATTTCCAGGCCCCTGCTCGAGGACGAGGGGGGCATGGTGGGGCCAGAGGAGGCACGTCTCCCGCACGAGGCCGAGGGGCCAGCAATCCACGGGGCAGAGCGGGCTTCCTGCAGCGCGGCGGTCCGGGAGCGAGCAGAGGCCCACGTGGAGGAGCCAGAGGCGGGGTTCTGCCAAGAGGGCGCGGGGTACGTGGTGCTCGGGGTGGACGCGGTGGAAATGTAGGAGGCAAACGCAAAGCCGATGGCTACAACCAGCCAGATTCCAAACGGCGCCAGACCATTAATCAGAACTGGGGCTCGCAACCTATTGCACAGCAACCCTTGCAAGGTGGCGATCATTCTG GGGAAAGGGGTCGAGGCTGGTCCTGA
- the syncrip gene encoding heterogeneous nuclear ribonucleoprotein Q isoform X4 codes for MATEHINGNGTEEPMDTSAAVTHSEHFNTLLEAGLPQKVAEKLDEIYLAGLVAHSDLDERALEALKEFNEEGALQVLVQFKESDLSHVQNKSAFLCGVMKTYRQREKQGTKVLDSTKGPDEAKMKTLLDRTGYTLDVTTGQRKYGGPPPESVYTGVQPSIGTEIFVGKIPRDLFEDELVPLFEKAGPIWDLRLMMDPLSGLNRGYAFLTFCTKEAAQEAVKLCNNHEIRPGKHIGVCISVANNRLFVGSIPKSKTKEQIVEEFSKVTEGLTDVILYHQPDDKKKNRGFCFLEYEDHKAAAQARRRLMSGKVKVWGNVVTVEWADPIEDPDPEVMAKVKVLFVRNLANSVTDEILEKAFGQFGKLERVKKLKDYAFIHFDERDGAVKALAEMNGKDLEGEHIDIVFAKPPDQKRKERKAQRQAAKTQMYDDYYYYSPPQMPPPARGRGRGASRGGYSYPPDYYAYEDYYDYYGYDYHNYRGGYDDPYFGYDDFQAPARGRGGHGGARGGTSPARGRGASNPRGRAGFLQRGGPGASRGPRGGARGGVLPRGRGVRGARGGRGGNVGGKRKADGYNQPDSKRRQTINQNWGSQPIAQQPLQAGERGRGWS; via the exons ATGGCCACAGAACATATTAATGGGAATGGTACTGAAGAACCAATGGACACGTCTGCTGCAGTTACCCATTCTGAACACTTCAACACTTTATTAGAAGCTGGTTTACCACAAAAAGTTGCTGAAAAGCTAGATGAAATTTACCTAGCAG GCCTTGTAGCTCACAGTGACCTGGATGAGAGGGCCCTAGAAGCGCTGAAAGAGTTCAATGAGGAAGGTGCACTACAAGTTCTTGTTCAGTTCAAAGAGAGTGATTTATCCCATGTGCAA AATAAAAGTGCCTTTCTCTGTGGCGTGATGAAGacctacagacagagagagaaacagggGACCAAAGTTCTAGACTCCACTAAAGGACCAGATGAGGCAAAAATGAAA ACCTTGCTTGATAGAACCGGCTACACCCTAGATGTCACTACAGGTCAACGCAAATACGGTGGTCCTCCACCAGAGTCCGTTTACACTGGTGTTCAGCCATCAATTGGAACGGAG ATCTTTGTTGGGAAGATCCCAAGGGACTTGTTTGAGGATGAGTTGGTGCCTCTGTTTGAGAAAGCGGGGCCCATCTGGGACCTGCGTCTGATGATGGATCCATTGAGTGGCCTGAACAGGGGTTATGCCTTCCTCACTTTCTGCACTAAAGAAGCTGCACAGGAGGCTGTCAAGCTA TGTAACAATCATGAAATTCGCCCCGGCAAACATATTGGCGTGTGTATTTCAGTTGCAAACAACAGACTCTTTGTGGGCTCCATTCCCAAGAGCAAGACAAAAGAACAAATTGTTGAAGAGTTTTCCAAAGTCACAG AGGGTCTTACGGATGTAATACTTTACCATCAGCCGGATGATAAGAAAAAGAACCGGGGCTTCTGTTTTCTGGAGTACGAGGACCACAAAGCGGCAGCGCAGGCTCGCCGTAGGCTCATGAGTGGGAAGGTTAAAGTCTGGGGGAATGTGGTCACTGTCGAGTGGGCCGACCCAATCGAGGACCCTGACCCAGAGGTCATGGCAAAG GTGAAAGTGTTGTTTGTCAGAAACCTGGCCAACAGTGTAACGGATGAAATACTTGAAAAAGCATTTGGTCAGTTTGGCAAACTGGAGCGAGTGAAGAAACTGAAAGATTATGCCTTCATTCACTTTGATGAAAGAGATGGTGCTGTTAAG GCGTTGGCTGAAATGAATGGTAAAGATTTGGAGGGAGAGCACATTGACATTGTGTTTGCCAAGCCACCCGACCAGAAACGAAAAGAGAGGAAGGCGCAGCGTCAAGCAGCGAAGACTCAAAT GTACGATGATTACTACTATTATAGCCCCCCTCAAATGCCTCCTCCCGCCAGGGGCCGTGGTAGGGGTGCCAGTCGGGGGGGTTATTCGTACCCGCCCGACTATTACGCCTATGAAGATTACTATGATTACTATGGCTACGATTACCATAACTACAGGGGTGGCTATGATGACCCGTACTTTGGCTACGATGATTTCCAGGCCCCTGCTCGAGGACGAGGGGGGCATGGTGGGGCCAGAGGAGGCACGTCTCCCGCACGAGGCCGAGGGGCCAGCAATCCACGGGGCAGAGCGGGCTTCCTGCAGCGCGGCGGTCCGGGAGCGAGCAGAGGCCCACGTGGAGGAGCCAGAGGCGGGGTTCTGCCAAGAGGGCGCGGGGTACGTGGTGCTCGGGGTGGACGCGGTGGAAATGTAGGAGGCAAACGCAAAGCCGATGGCTACAACCAGCCAGATTCCAAACGGCGCCAGACCATTAATCAGAACTGGGGCTCGCAACCTATTGCACAGCAACCCTTGCAAG CAGGGGAAAGGGGTCGAGGCTGGTCCTGA
- the syncrip gene encoding heterogeneous nuclear ribonucleoprotein Q isoform X5 gives MATEHINGNGTEEPMDTSAAVTHSEHFNTLLEAGLPQKVAEKLDEIYLAGLVAHSDLDERALEALKEFNEEGALQVLVQFKESDLSHVQNKSAFLCGVMKTYRQREKQGTKVLDSTKGPDEAKMKTLLDRTGYTLDVTTGQRKYGGPPPESVYTGVQPSIGTEIFVGKIPRDLFEDELVPLFEKAGPIWDLRLMMDPLSGLNRGYAFLTFCTKEAAQEAVKLCNNHEIRPGKHIGVCISVANNRLFVGSIPKSKTKEQIVEEFSKVTEGLTDVILYHQPDDKKKNRGFCFLEYEDHKAAAQARRRLMSGKVKVWGNVVTVEWADPIEDPDPEVMAKVKVLFVRNLANSVTDEILEKAFGQFGKLERVKKLKDYAFIHFDERDGAVKALAEMNGKDLEGEHIDIVFAKPPDQKRKERKAQRQAAKTQMYDDYYYYSPPQMPPPARGRGRGASRGGYSYPPDYYAYEDYYDYYGYDYHNYRGGYDDPYFGYDDFQAPARGRGGHGGARGGTSPARGRGASNPRGRAGFLQRGGPGASRGPRGGARGGVLPRGRGVRGARGGRGGNVGGKRKADGYNQPDSKRRQTINQNWGSQPIAQQPLQGERGRGWS, from the exons ATGGCCACAGAACATATTAATGGGAATGGTACTGAAGAACCAATGGACACGTCTGCTGCAGTTACCCATTCTGAACACTTCAACACTTTATTAGAAGCTGGTTTACCACAAAAAGTTGCTGAAAAGCTAGATGAAATTTACCTAGCAG GCCTTGTAGCTCACAGTGACCTGGATGAGAGGGCCCTAGAAGCGCTGAAAGAGTTCAATGAGGAAGGTGCACTACAAGTTCTTGTTCAGTTCAAAGAGAGTGATTTATCCCATGTGCAA AATAAAAGTGCCTTTCTCTGTGGCGTGATGAAGacctacagacagagagagaaacagggGACCAAAGTTCTAGACTCCACTAAAGGACCAGATGAGGCAAAAATGAAA ACCTTGCTTGATAGAACCGGCTACACCCTAGATGTCACTACAGGTCAACGCAAATACGGTGGTCCTCCACCAGAGTCCGTTTACACTGGTGTTCAGCCATCAATTGGAACGGAG ATCTTTGTTGGGAAGATCCCAAGGGACTTGTTTGAGGATGAGTTGGTGCCTCTGTTTGAGAAAGCGGGGCCCATCTGGGACCTGCGTCTGATGATGGATCCATTGAGTGGCCTGAACAGGGGTTATGCCTTCCTCACTTTCTGCACTAAAGAAGCTGCACAGGAGGCTGTCAAGCTA TGTAACAATCATGAAATTCGCCCCGGCAAACATATTGGCGTGTGTATTTCAGTTGCAAACAACAGACTCTTTGTGGGCTCCATTCCCAAGAGCAAGACAAAAGAACAAATTGTTGAAGAGTTTTCCAAAGTCACAG AGGGTCTTACGGATGTAATACTTTACCATCAGCCGGATGATAAGAAAAAGAACCGGGGCTTCTGTTTTCTGGAGTACGAGGACCACAAAGCGGCAGCGCAGGCTCGCCGTAGGCTCATGAGTGGGAAGGTTAAAGTCTGGGGGAATGTGGTCACTGTCGAGTGGGCCGACCCAATCGAGGACCCTGACCCAGAGGTCATGGCAAAG GTGAAAGTGTTGTTTGTCAGAAACCTGGCCAACAGTGTAACGGATGAAATACTTGAAAAAGCATTTGGTCAGTTTGGCAAACTGGAGCGAGTGAAGAAACTGAAAGATTATGCCTTCATTCACTTTGATGAAAGAGATGGTGCTGTTAAG GCGTTGGCTGAAATGAATGGTAAAGATTTGGAGGGAGAGCACATTGACATTGTGTTTGCCAAGCCACCCGACCAGAAACGAAAAGAGAGGAAGGCGCAGCGTCAAGCAGCGAAGACTCAAAT GTACGATGATTACTACTATTATAGCCCCCCTCAAATGCCTCCTCCCGCCAGGGGCCGTGGTAGGGGTGCCAGTCGGGGGGGTTATTCGTACCCGCCCGACTATTACGCCTATGAAGATTACTATGATTACTATGGCTACGATTACCATAACTACAGGGGTGGCTATGATGACCCGTACTTTGGCTACGATGATTTCCAGGCCCCTGCTCGAGGACGAGGGGGGCATGGTGGGGCCAGAGGAGGCACGTCTCCCGCACGAGGCCGAGGGGCCAGCAATCCACGGGGCAGAGCGGGCTTCCTGCAGCGCGGCGGTCCGGGAGCGAGCAGAGGCCCACGTGGAGGAGCCAGAGGCGGGGTTCTGCCAAGAGGGCGCGGGGTACGTGGTGCTCGGGGTGGACGCGGTGGAAATGTAGGAGGCAAACGCAAAGCCGATGGCTACAACCAGCCAGATTCCAAACGGCGCCAGACCATTAATCAGAACTGGGGCTCGCAACCTATTGCACAGCAACCCTTGCAAG GGGAAAGGGGTCGAGGCTGGTCCTGA
- the syncrip gene encoding heterogeneous nuclear ribonucleoprotein Q isoform X7, whose amino-acid sequence MATEHINGNGTEEPMDTSAAVTHSEHFNTLLEAGLPQKVAEKLDEIYLAGLVAHSDLDERALEALKEFNEEGALQVLVQFKESDLSHVQNKSAFLCGVMKTYRQREKQGTKVLDSTKGPDEAKMKTLLDRTGYTLDVTTGQRKYGGPPPESVYTGVQPSIGTEIFVGKIPRDLFEDELVPLFEKAGPIWDLRLMMDPLSGLNRGYAFLTFCTKEAAQEAVKLCNNHEIRPGKHIGVCISVANNRLFVGSIPKSKTKEQIVEEFSKVTEGLTDVILYHQPDDKKKNRGFCFLEYEDHKAAAQARRRLMSGKVKVWGNVVTVEWADPIEDPDPEVMAKVKVLFVRNLANSVTDEILEKAFGQFGKLERVKKLKDYAFIHFDERDGAVKALAEMNGKDLEGEHIDIVFAKPPDQKRKERKAQRQAAKTQMYDDYYYYSPPQMPPPARGRGRGASRGGYSYPPDYYAYEDYYDYYGYDYHNYRGGYDDPYFGYDDFQAPARGRGGHGGARGGTSPARGRGASNPRGRAGFLQRGGPGASRGPRGGARGGVLPRGRGGKGVEAGPDMYQ is encoded by the exons ATGGCCACAGAACATATTAATGGGAATGGTACTGAAGAACCAATGGACACGTCTGCTGCAGTTACCCATTCTGAACACTTCAACACTTTATTAGAAGCTGGTTTACCACAAAAAGTTGCTGAAAAGCTAGATGAAATTTACCTAGCAG GCCTTGTAGCTCACAGTGACCTGGATGAGAGGGCCCTAGAAGCGCTGAAAGAGTTCAATGAGGAAGGTGCACTACAAGTTCTTGTTCAGTTCAAAGAGAGTGATTTATCCCATGTGCAA AATAAAAGTGCCTTTCTCTGTGGCGTGATGAAGacctacagacagagagagaaacagggGACCAAAGTTCTAGACTCCACTAAAGGACCAGATGAGGCAAAAATGAAA ACCTTGCTTGATAGAACCGGCTACACCCTAGATGTCACTACAGGTCAACGCAAATACGGTGGTCCTCCACCAGAGTCCGTTTACACTGGTGTTCAGCCATCAATTGGAACGGAG ATCTTTGTTGGGAAGATCCCAAGGGACTTGTTTGAGGATGAGTTGGTGCCTCTGTTTGAGAAAGCGGGGCCCATCTGGGACCTGCGTCTGATGATGGATCCATTGAGTGGCCTGAACAGGGGTTATGCCTTCCTCACTTTCTGCACTAAAGAAGCTGCACAGGAGGCTGTCAAGCTA TGTAACAATCATGAAATTCGCCCCGGCAAACATATTGGCGTGTGTATTTCAGTTGCAAACAACAGACTCTTTGTGGGCTCCATTCCCAAGAGCAAGACAAAAGAACAAATTGTTGAAGAGTTTTCCAAAGTCACAG AGGGTCTTACGGATGTAATACTTTACCATCAGCCGGATGATAAGAAAAAGAACCGGGGCTTCTGTTTTCTGGAGTACGAGGACCACAAAGCGGCAGCGCAGGCTCGCCGTAGGCTCATGAGTGGGAAGGTTAAAGTCTGGGGGAATGTGGTCACTGTCGAGTGGGCCGACCCAATCGAGGACCCTGACCCAGAGGTCATGGCAAAG GTGAAAGTGTTGTTTGTCAGAAACCTGGCCAACAGTGTAACGGATGAAATACTTGAAAAAGCATTTGGTCAGTTTGGCAAACTGGAGCGAGTGAAGAAACTGAAAGATTATGCCTTCATTCACTTTGATGAAAGAGATGGTGCTGTTAAG GCGTTGGCTGAAATGAATGGTAAAGATTTGGAGGGAGAGCACATTGACATTGTGTTTGCCAAGCCACCCGACCAGAAACGAAAAGAGAGGAAGGCGCAGCGTCAAGCAGCGAAGACTCAAAT GTACGATGATTACTACTATTATAGCCCCCCTCAAATGCCTCCTCCCGCCAGGGGCCGTGGTAGGGGTGCCAGTCGGGGGGGTTATTCGTACCCGCCCGACTATTACGCCTATGAAGATTACTATGATTACTATGGCTACGATTACCATAACTACAGGGGTGGCTATGATGACCCGTACTTTGGCTACGATGATTTCCAGGCCCCTGCTCGAGGACGAGGGGGGCATGGTGGGGCCAGAGGAGGCACGTCTCCCGCACGAGGCCGAGGGGCCAGCAATCCACGGGGCAGAGCGGGCTTCCTGCAGCGCGGCGGTCCGGGAGCGAGCAGAGGCCCACGTGGAGGAGCCAGAGGCGGGGTTCTGCCAAGAGGGCGCGGG GGGAAAGGGGTCGAGGCTGGTCCTGACATGTACCAGTGA